A single region of the Pontibacter kalidii genome encodes:
- a CDS encoding rhodanese-like domain-containing protein: MDEITAQELKNRLAHSSNIQLLDVREPEEFEICNLGGELIPLGELPRQSARIRRDIPVVVICHHGFRSAQAINYLSQRLGFDNLLNLKGGIHAWATQVDPTMATY; the protein is encoded by the coding sequence ATGGATGAGATTACCGCACAGGAGCTGAAAAACAGGCTGGCCCACAGCAGCAACATCCAACTGCTGGATGTGCGTGAGCCGGAGGAGTTTGAAATCTGCAATCTCGGCGGCGAGCTGATCCCGCTGGGGGAGCTTCCCAGGCAGTCGGCCCGCATCCGCCGCGATATCCCGGTAGTGGTGATCTGCCACCACGGCTTCCGCAGCGCCCAAGCCATTAACTACCTTTCCCAGCGCCTGGGCTTCGACAACCTGCTCAACCTGAAGGGCGGCATCCACGCCTGGGCCACGCAGGTAGATCCTACCATGGCTACCTATTAA
- the pnuC gene encoding nicotinamide riboside transporter PnuC: protein MEIWQSIQAGPGALLLAAIGGSAPEVWQQFVAGMQQTSLLEYIAVVAGIVSVWYSRKEDILVYPIGLISTTIYVYLSFKYHLIGEASVNVYYTILSVYGWVLWARKNKQEEHVLHITFSDQRQWGQQLAFFGVLYVVIYFCLVYLKEAFYEGVIPWADAFASATAYTGMWLMARKKVESWYWWIATNIASMPLYFVKGLVFSAVFYFILLVMAFAGLVEWKRRASRQKVYMSEPA from the coding sequence ATGGAAATCTGGCAAAGTATACAGGCGGGCCCCGGTGCCCTTCTGCTGGCGGCGATAGGCGGCTCTGCCCCGGAAGTATGGCAGCAGTTTGTGGCGGGCATGCAGCAAACCTCCCTACTGGAGTACATTGCCGTAGTGGCGGGCATCGTAAGTGTGTGGTACTCCCGAAAGGAGGACATCCTGGTATACCCCATCGGCCTGATCAGCACGACCATCTACGTATACCTCAGCTTTAAGTATCACCTGATCGGGGAGGCGAGCGTGAACGTTTATTATACTATCCTGAGCGTGTATGGCTGGGTGCTGTGGGCCAGAAAGAACAAGCAGGAGGAGCACGTGCTTCACATTACGTTCTCCGACCAGAGGCAGTGGGGGCAGCAGTTGGCCTTTTTCGGGGTATTGTACGTGGTTATCTACTTCTGCCTGGTATACCTGAAGGAAGCCTTCTACGAGGGCGTGATTCCGTGGGCCGACGCCTTTGCCAGCGCCACGGCCTACACGGGCATGTGGCTGATGGCCCGCAAAAAGGTGGAGAGCTGGTACTGGTGGATAGCCACGAACATTGCCTCTATGCCGTTATACTTCGTGAAGGGCCTGGTATTTTCGGCGGTGTTTTACTTTATCCTGCTGGTGATGGCCTTTGCCGGCCTGGTGGAATGGAAGCGAAGGGCCAGCAGGCAGAAAGTATACATGTCGGAGCCGGCCTAA
- a CDS encoding ATP-binding protein — translation MIKIAITGPESTGKSTLAEQLAARYDTVWVPEYARRYVGNLGRPYTLEDIENIARGQLALERELQQQANTLLFADTDMLVLKIWSEHAFGHCPAWIQEQLLQQDYNLCLLMGVDLPWEPDPQREHPHLRQFFYEWYKRELEALQVPFVEISGQQQERLQLATRHVEALLQKHQP, via the coding sequence ATGATCAAGATTGCCATTACCGGGCCCGAGTCAACGGGAAAGTCCACCCTGGCCGAGCAACTGGCCGCGCGGTACGACACCGTGTGGGTGCCGGAGTATGCCCGCCGCTACGTGGGCAACCTGGGCCGACCTTATACTCTGGAGGATATAGAAAACATTGCCCGCGGGCAGCTGGCTCTGGAGCGGGAGCTGCAGCAGCAGGCCAACACCCTGCTTTTTGCCGACACGGATATGCTGGTGCTCAAAATCTGGAGCGAGCATGCCTTTGGCCATTGCCCCGCCTGGATACAGGAGCAATTACTGCAGCAGGACTACAACCTTTGCCTGCTGATGGGCGTTGATTTGCCGTGGGAGCCCGACCCGCAGCGCGAGCACCCGCACCTGCGCCAGTTCTTCTACGAGTGGTACAAGCGGGAGCTGGAGGCCCTGCAGGTGCCGTTCGTGGAGATAAGCGGCCAGCAGCAGGAGCGGCTGCAACTGGCTACGCGGCACGTGGAGGCGCTCCTGCAGAAACATCAACCTTAA
- a CDS encoding aldose 1-epimerase family protein has product MLYFLENENYKVGVDTLGAELHHFIKKDENLEFIWQADPQVWTGHAPNLFPIVGELPGQQYTYEGQKYGMKRHGFARRKEFKLVEEQHDKLVFQLTEDEETLQQYPFEFRLLIAYTLEWNKLSVTYHIANTGKQNLYFSVGGHPGFNVPFYPNESYEDYFIEFEKKETLHRHLLSEDGLQNGDTEAVMEQERVLPLKSSYFYKDALVFKEVQSEKVVLGSHRNARRVEVEFEGFPYLGIWGKPEHPRYVCIEPWCGIAGRVGESGDITEKEGINQLAPEQSFARTYTITVL; this is encoded by the coding sequence ATGCTATACTTCCTCGAGAACGAGAACTACAAAGTGGGCGTCGACACGCTGGGCGCCGAGCTGCACCACTTCATCAAGAAAGATGAGAACCTGGAGTTTATCTGGCAGGCCGACCCGCAGGTATGGACAGGCCACGCGCCCAACCTTTTCCCGATTGTGGGGGAGCTACCGGGGCAGCAGTACACGTACGAGGGGCAAAAGTATGGCATGAAGCGCCACGGCTTTGCCCGCCGCAAGGAGTTCAAGCTGGTGGAGGAGCAGCACGACAAGCTGGTTTTCCAGCTGACCGAGGACGAGGAGACGCTGCAGCAGTACCCGTTTGAGTTCAGGTTGCTGATCGCCTATACATTGGAGTGGAACAAGCTCTCGGTTACCTACCACATCGCCAATACAGGCAAGCAGAATTTATACTTCTCTGTTGGTGGCCACCCAGGTTTTAATGTGCCCTTTTACCCCAACGAGTCGTATGAGGATTACTTCATCGAGTTTGAGAAAAAGGAAACACTGCACCGCCATCTGCTGAGTGAGGATGGCCTGCAGAACGGCGACACCGAGGCGGTAATGGAGCAGGAGCGGGTGCTGCCCCTGAAAAGCAGCTACTTCTACAAAGATGCGCTGGTATTTAAGGAGGTGCAGTCGGAGAAGGTGGTGCTGGGTAGCCACAGGAACGCACGCAGGGTGGAGGTGGAGTTTGAGGGCTTCCCGTACCTGGGCATCTGGGGTAAGCCGGAGCACCCACGCTACGTGTGCATTGAGCCCTGGTGCGGCATTGCCGGCAGGGTAGGCGAGAGCGGTGACATCACCGAGAAGGAGGGTATCAACCAACTGGCCCCGGAGCAGAGTTTCGCCCGCACCTATACCATCACGGTGCTGTAA
- a CDS encoding TonB-dependent receptor, whose translation MKSFLIALAAIVLPMQLLAQHTLSGRVSNADTNESLAGATVVLQGANTATATGSGGTFSFPNLPAGTYTLRVSFLGFEQRQVSINLAQDEQVQIQLQPQAQQASEVIVQATRADQTTGTTFTNVTQQEIAERNFGQDLPYLLEQVPSVVVNSDAGAGVGYTGIRIRGSDITRINVTVNGIPVNDSESHGTFFVNMPDFASSVEDIQVQRGVGTSTNGAGAFGASINIQTQQVRREAYAETDNSYGSFNTWKNNVRFGTGLINGKFAFDGRLSRIKSDGYIDRAFSDLKSLYFSGGYYGDKTSVKFVTFSGKEQTYQAWYGTPEALVYGNAADLQAYIDRNWIEGADKENLLNAGRKYNYYTYDNETDNYQQDHYQLHLSHDFMPGLTFSGALHYTLGRGYYEQFKADDDLADYGLPNVEIGGDTIESSDIIRRRWLDNSFYGVTYALQYNPNARLNATLGGAWNTYDGDHFGEVIWARYASTSNLGDRYYDNNAKKTDFNIFAKATYGLTDRLNLFGDIQVRTINYAFVGFDNDLENIEQEVDYTFVNPKAGITYNLQPTHQLYASYAVGNREPVRDDFTESTPSSRPKHETLRNVEAGYRGQLALAEVGANPLTADLEANYFYMNYKNQLVLTGQINDVGAYTRTNIDKSYRQGIELAGALRLGTTAKLSSNLAYSQNKIKGFHEFIDDYDNGDQAVNNYNETTIAFSPAFISASQLEVEVLKGLRAAFIYKTVSKQYLDNTENESRIIRPYQVGDLRLRYNIGFKNVLKELELGLLVNNVFNEKYAANGYTFSYIADGAQTTENFYYPQATRNFLLSVGLKF comes from the coding sequence ATGAAAAGCTTTTTAATTGCGCTGGCAGCGATTGTACTGCCAATGCAACTGTTGGCGCAGCATACCCTGAGCGGGCGTGTGAGCAATGCCGACACAAACGAGTCCCTGGCCGGTGCTACCGTCGTGCTGCAAGGGGCCAACACCGCTACGGCCACCGGCAGCGGCGGCACATTCTCTTTTCCCAACCTTCCGGCCGGCACCTACACGCTAAGGGTGAGTTTTCTGGGCTTTGAGCAGCGGCAGGTAAGTATAAACCTGGCCCAGGACGAGCAGGTGCAGATACAGCTGCAGCCGCAGGCCCAGCAGGCAAGCGAGGTAATTGTGCAGGCCACCCGCGCCGACCAGACCACCGGCACCACTTTTACCAACGTAACACAACAGGAGATAGCCGAGCGCAACTTTGGGCAGGATTTGCCATACCTGCTCGAGCAGGTGCCATCGGTGGTGGTAAACTCTGATGCCGGCGCAGGCGTGGGCTATACCGGCATCCGCATCCGGGGCTCCGATATCACGCGCATCAACGTAACGGTGAATGGCATCCCGGTTAACGACTCGGAGAGCCACGGTACTTTCTTTGTGAACATGCCTGACTTTGCGTCGTCTGTAGAAGATATTCAGGTGCAGCGCGGTGTGGGCACCTCTACAAACGGAGCCGGTGCCTTCGGGGCAAGTATAAATATCCAGACCCAGCAAGTGCGCCGCGAGGCCTATGCCGAAACTGATAACAGCTATGGCTCTTTTAACACCTGGAAAAACAACGTACGCTTCGGCACGGGCCTGATCAACGGGAAATTTGCTTTTGACGGCCGCCTGTCGCGCATCAAGTCGGATGGCTACATTGACAGAGCCTTCTCCGACCTGAAGTCGCTGTACTTTTCGGGAGGCTATTACGGCGATAAAACCTCGGTTAAGTTCGTCACCTTCTCGGGTAAAGAGCAGACCTACCAGGCGTGGTATGGCACCCCGGAGGCCCTGGTGTACGGCAACGCCGCCGACCTGCAGGCCTACATAGACCGCAACTGGATAGAGGGAGCAGACAAGGAGAACCTGCTGAACGCCGGCCGCAAGTACAACTACTACACCTACGACAACGAAACCGACAACTACCAGCAAGACCACTACCAGCTGCACCTCTCGCATGATTTTATGCCGGGCCTGACCTTTTCGGGAGCGCTGCATTACACCCTGGGGCGTGGCTACTACGAGCAGTTTAAGGCCGATGACGACCTGGCCGATTACGGCTTGCCCAACGTGGAGATCGGCGGGGACACCATTGAGTCGTCGGACATCATTCGCCGCCGCTGGCTGGACAACAGCTTTTACGGGGTGACCTATGCCTTGCAGTATAACCCGAACGCCCGCCTGAACGCGACCCTGGGCGGCGCCTGGAACACGTACGACGGCGACCATTTTGGGGAGGTGATCTGGGCACGCTATGCCTCCACCTCGAACCTGGGCGACCGTTACTACGACAACAACGCTAAAAAAACAGATTTCAACATCTTTGCCAAAGCCACCTACGGCCTTACCGATAGACTGAATCTGTTCGGAGATATACAGGTGCGCACCATCAACTACGCGTTCGTGGGTTTCGACAACGACCTGGAAAATATAGAGCAGGAGGTGGATTATACTTTCGTGAACCCGAAAGCCGGCATCACTTATAACCTGCAGCCAACGCACCAGTTGTATGCCTCTTATGCGGTGGGCAACCGCGAACCGGTCCGCGACGACTTTACAGAGTCTACCCCAAGCAGCCGGCCGAAGCACGAGACCCTGCGCAACGTAGAGGCGGGCTACCGCGGGCAGCTGGCCTTGGCAGAGGTAGGCGCAAACCCGCTTACGGCCGACCTGGAGGCGAACTACTTCTACATGAACTACAAAAACCAGCTCGTGCTGACAGGCCAGATAAACGATGTGGGAGCCTATACCCGTACCAACATCGACAAGAGTTACCGCCAGGGCATAGAGCTTGCCGGTGCCCTGCGCCTGGGAACCACGGCCAAATTAAGCTCCAACTTAGCCTACAGCCAGAACAAGATAAAAGGCTTCCACGAGTTTATTGATGACTACGACAACGGCGACCAGGCCGTGAACAACTACAACGAAACGACCATTGCTTTCTCCCCGGCCTTTATTTCTGCCAGCCAGCTGGAGGTGGAGGTGCTGAAAGGGCTGCGTGCCGCCTTCATCTACAAAACGGTGAGCAAGCAGTACCTCGACAATACTGAAAACGAAAGCCGCATCATCCGGCCTTACCAGGTAGGTGACCTGCGCCTGCGCTATAACATCGGGTTTAAAAATGTACTGAAAGAGCTGGAGTTAGGATTGCTGGTGAATAACGTGTTTAACGAGAAGTACGCGGCCAACGGCTATACTTTCAGCTACATTGCCGATGGCGCTCAGACAACCGAGAACTTCTACTACCCGCAAGCCACGCGCAATTTCCTGCTCTCCGTTGGCCTGAAATTCTAA
- a CDS encoding acyl-CoA dehydrogenase family protein: protein MAYESTGAPDYYNIDDLLTEEHLLIRQTMRDFVKREISPKIEQWAQDAHFPSEIVKKFGDVGAFGPTIPTEYGGGGLDYISYGIIMQEIERGDSGMRSTASVQGSLVMYPIYKYGSEEQRKKYLPKLASGEWLGCFGLTEPDFGSNPGGMVTNIKDMGDHYLLNGSKMWISNSPECQVAVVWAKNEEGRIKGLIVERGMEGFTTPEIHNKWSLRASCTGELVFDNVKVPKENLLPNVDGLRGPLGCLDSARYGISWGAIGAAIDCYESALKYSKERVQFDKPIGGFQLTQKKLAEMLTEITKAQLMVWRLGTLMNEGKATTQQISMAKRNSVDMALHIAREARQIHGGMGITGEYPIMRHMMNLESVITYEGTHDIHLLITGADITGIQAFK, encoded by the coding sequence ATGGCTTACGAATCAACAGGTGCGCCTGACTACTATAACATCGATGATCTGCTCACCGAAGAGCATTTGCTTATCCGGCAGACCATGCGCGACTTTGTGAAGCGCGAGATCTCTCCTAAAATTGAGCAGTGGGCACAGGATGCACACTTTCCTTCCGAAATTGTAAAGAAATTTGGCGATGTAGGCGCTTTCGGCCCGACCATCCCGACAGAGTATGGCGGTGGCGGCCTGGATTACATCAGCTACGGCATTATCATGCAGGAGATCGAGCGCGGCGATTCGGGCATGCGTTCCACAGCCTCGGTGCAAGGCTCGCTGGTGATGTACCCCATCTACAAGTATGGCTCCGAGGAGCAGCGCAAAAAGTACCTGCCTAAACTGGCAAGCGGTGAGTGGCTGGGTTGCTTTGGTTTGACAGAGCCGGACTTCGGCTCTAACCCGGGCGGCATGGTGACCAACATCAAAGACATGGGCGATCATTACCTGCTCAACGGCTCCAAGATGTGGATCTCCAACTCGCCCGAGTGCCAGGTGGCGGTGGTGTGGGCTAAAAACGAAGAAGGCCGCATTAAAGGCCTGATCGTGGAGCGTGGCATGGAAGGTTTTACCACTCCGGAGATCCATAATAAGTGGAGCCTGCGCGCCAGCTGCACCGGTGAGCTGGTGTTTGATAACGTAAAAGTGCCCAAAGAGAACCTGCTGCCAAATGTAGACGGTCTGCGTGGCCCGCTGGGTTGCCTTGATTCGGCCCGTTACGGTATTTCATGGGGTGCCATTGGTGCGGCTATCGATTGCTACGAGTCGGCGCTTAAGTATAGCAAAGAACGTGTGCAGTTCGACAAGCCGATCGGTGGCTTCCAGCTCACGCAGAAGAAGCTGGCCGAAATGCTGACCGAGATCACCAAAGCCCAGCTGATGGTATGGCGACTGGGCACGCTGATGAACGAAGGCAAAGCCACCACGCAGCAGATCTCCATGGCCAAGCGCAACAGCGTGGACATGGCCCTGCACATCGCCCGCGAAGCACGCCAGATCCACGGCGGCATGGGCATTACGGGCGAGTACCCGATCATGCGCCACATGATGAACCTCGAATCCGTGATCACTTACGAAGGAACCCACGACATTCACCTGCTGATAACCGGTGCAGATATCACCGGCATTCAAGCATTTAAGTAG
- a CDS encoding endonuclease domain-containing protein, producing MKSKIIPYEPYLKELAKQLRQNSTLSEVILWNELKGRQLLGYDFDRQRPLDSFIIDFYCKELQLAIEVDGDSHDYSFEEDAKRQAALEKLGIRFLRFDDREVKQELSNVLRTIEAWIRANQQK from the coding sequence ATGAAAAGCAAAATCATCCCCTACGAGCCATACTTAAAAGAGCTGGCAAAACAACTGCGACAGAACAGTACATTGTCCGAGGTTATACTTTGGAATGAACTGAAGGGCCGCCAACTTCTTGGCTATGACTTTGACAGACAAAGACCGCTGGATAGCTTTATAATTGATTTTTATTGCAAAGAGCTACAATTAGCAATTGAAGTAGATGGCGATAGCCACGACTATAGCTTTGAAGAAGATGCAAAGCGGCAGGCAGCTTTAGAAAAACTTGGGATAAGATTCCTGCGGTTTGATGATAGGGAAGTAAAACAAGAGTTGAGTAACGTGCTTCGAACAATTGAAGCATGGATAAGAGCCAACCAGCAGAAGTAA
- a CDS encoding phospholipase D-like domain-containing protein, whose amino-acid sequence MQRHQQRITSHAFFSPGDDCLNAIVESMEQAGKSIKICVFTISDNRITEAILEAHRRGVSIKIITDNNKLHDTGSDVRELAVRGLEVRIDKTRSHMHHKFAIFDEARVLTGSYNWTRSAALYNHENILITDNLSIVQDYSREFDRLWESMMKYVPGKKYKDKYGEEEEE is encoded by the coding sequence ATGCAACGTCATCAGCAAAGAATTACGAGCCACGCCTTTTTCAGCCCCGGCGACGACTGCCTCAACGCCATCGTGGAAAGTATGGAGCAGGCCGGGAAAAGTATAAAGATCTGCGTGTTCACGATCAGCGACAACCGCATTACGGAGGCCATTCTGGAAGCGCACCGACGTGGGGTAAGTATAAAGATCATCACCGATAACAACAAACTCCACGACACCGGCTCAGATGTCCGGGAGTTGGCTGTACGGGGGTTGGAGGTGCGGATAGATAAAACCCGAAGCCACATGCACCACAAGTTCGCCATTTTTGACGAGGCCCGCGTGCTCACCGGCAGCTACAACTGGACCCGCAGCGCCGCCCTCTACAACCACGAAAACATTCTTATCACCGACAACCTCAGCATTGTGCAGGACTACAGCCGCGAGTTCGACCGCCTCTGGGAAAGTATGATGAAGTACGTGCCGGGCAAAAAGTATAAAGATAAGTATGGGGAGGAGGAAGAGGAGTAG
- the ruvB gene encoding Holliday junction branch migration DNA helicase RuvB, which produces MREDYLTGENDYMTPAERDIDKALRPLSFRDFTGQAKVVENLKIFVQAAKRRGEALDHVLLHGPPGLGKTTLSHIIASELDAGIKMTSGPVLDKPSDLAGLLTNLEANDVLFIDEIHRLNPIVEEYLYSAMEDYKIDIMLDSGPNARSVQISLNPFTLIGATTRSGLLTAPLRARFSINSRLEYYDAELLTTIVKRSSALLGAPIHEDAAFEIARRSRGTPRIANNLLRRTRDFAQVKSDGSIDVEIAKFALHALDVDHNGLDDMDKRILSCIIDKYKGGPVGISTIATACGEEAETIEEVYEPFLIQEGYIKRTARGREATEAAYRHLGKIPPQEIASGGLFNQPE; this is translated from the coding sequence ATGAGAGAAGATTATCTCACCGGCGAAAACGATTACATGACGCCGGCCGAACGCGACATAGACAAGGCCCTCCGCCCGCTCAGCTTCCGTGACTTTACCGGTCAGGCGAAGGTGGTGGAGAACCTGAAGATATTTGTGCAGGCGGCCAAACGCCGCGGCGAAGCCCTGGACCACGTGCTGCTGCACGGCCCTCCGGGGTTGGGTAAAACTACGCTCTCGCATATTATTGCTTCAGAGCTGGATGCAGGCATCAAAATGACCTCCGGCCCGGTGCTCGACAAGCCCAGCGATTTGGCGGGCCTGCTCACCAACCTGGAAGCCAACGACGTGCTGTTCATCGACGAGATCCACCGCCTGAACCCGATTGTGGAGGAGTACCTGTACTCGGCTATGGAGGACTACAAGATCGACATCATGCTGGATTCGGGACCGAACGCCCGTTCTGTGCAGATCAGCCTGAACCCGTTTACGCTGATCGGGGCCACCACGCGCTCCGGCTTGCTCACGGCGCCGCTGCGCGCCCGCTTCAGTATCAACAGCCGCCTGGAGTACTACGATGCCGAACTGCTGACCACCATCGTGAAGCGTTCGTCTGCCTTGTTGGGGGCGCCGATACACGAGGATGCCGCGTTCGAGATTGCCCGCCGCAGCCGGGGTACGCCGCGTATTGCCAATAACCTGCTGCGCCGTACCCGTGACTTTGCCCAGGTAAAAAGCGACGGCAGCATCGATGTGGAGATAGCCAAGTTTGCCCTGCACGCCCTCGACGTGGACCACAACGGCCTCGACGACATGGACAAGCGCATCCTTTCCTGCATCATCGACAAGTATAAAGGTGGTCCGGTGGGTATCTCCACTATAGCTACGGCCTGTGGCGAAGAAGCCGAAACCATCGAGGAAGTATATGAGCCCTTCCTGATCCAGGAAGGCTACATCAAGCGTACCGCGCGTGGCCGTGAGGCAACCGAAGCTGCCTACAGGCACCTGGGCAAGATTCCGCCGCAGGAGATAGCCTCCGGTGGCTTGTTCAATCAACCGGAGTAA
- a CDS encoding DUF2726 domain-containing protein translates to MKPPPFDPDIIYQLVSNKDWEKLITIFKDQKKCSLIFDDPRLSSFINQYLIIELLSNTLQNQNPSFKYYLQDFYTLYHSTKHNFTLNLEDYKRLVVKIAELEATYDIEKALNFAQLFPEEEICCQIIQHYEESKPNIIGHSQQEEVQVTYNKFIIENDGRISLFKSRQEYLFYRAVRDIFQSFMVFPNVALSAVIDFESVKDHLTQEEKDYFFKALIDCVIIDSEDNFRAIRFIELDSPYHRDSRQKMKDGWKDRILGVAGQRLIRIESIVKHENEEATIATFKKLIREVINE, encoded by the coding sequence ATGAAACCACCTCCCTTTGATCCTGATATTATTTATCAACTTGTAAGCAATAAAGACTGGGAGAAGTTAATAACCATATTCAAGGACCAGAAAAAGTGTAGTTTAATTTTTGATGACCCAAGATTAAGCTCGTTTATTAATCAGTACTTAATAATAGAATTACTTAGTAATACTTTACAGAATCAGAACCCAAGCTTCAAGTATTATCTCCAAGACTTTTATACACTCTATCATTCAACTAAACACAATTTCACTCTCAACCTAGAAGACTATAAAAGGCTTGTTGTCAAGATAGCTGAATTAGAAGCTACTTATGATATCGAAAAAGCTTTGAACTTTGCCCAGCTATTTCCAGAGGAAGAAATATGTTGCCAAATAATCCAACACTATGAAGAGTCGAAGCCTAACATAATAGGCCATTCTCAGCAAGAAGAGGTTCAAGTAACGTATAACAAGTTTATTATTGAAAATGACGGCAGAATAAGTCTATTCAAATCTAGACAGGAATACCTCTTCTACCGCGCGGTAAGAGACATCTTTCAGAGTTTTATGGTGTTCCCAAACGTTGCATTATCGGCAGTAATAGACTTTGAATCAGTCAAAGATCATCTAACTCAAGAAGAAAAGGATTACTTCTTTAAAGCTCTTATAGATTGTGTCATAATTGACAGCGAAGACAACTTTAGAGCTATTAGATTCATAGAGCTTGACAGTCCTTACCACCGAGATTCTCGGCAAAAGATGAAAGATGGCTGGAAGGATAGAATACTAGGAGTTGCTGGTCAAAGGCTAATTAGAATTGAGAGTATTGTAAAACATGAAAATGAAGAGGCGACTATCGCAACATTTAAAAAGCTAATAAGAGAAGTCATCAACGAATAA
- the queG gene encoding tRNA epoxyqueuosine(34) reductase QueG — translation MSKEKYTYLIKQKASELGFMYCGISKADFLEEEAPRLERWLNQRMHGQMHYMENHFDKRLDPRLLVDGAKSVVSLLLNYYPEKETQQEEEETYKISKYAYGTDYHFVIKDKLKTLLSYINEEIGEVGGRCFVDSAPVLDKAWAKKSGLGWVGKNSNLITPQVGSFYFIAELIIDLELEYDGPIKDYCGSCTRCLDACPTNAITEPYVVDGSKCISYFTIELKDQLPQEMDGKFGNWVFGCDICQDVCPWNRFSKPHSEPAFAPHPHLKELKTSDWQELTHEVFSQLFKKSAVKRTGYNGLMRNIRFVQGTPEEEK, via the coding sequence TTGAGCAAAGAGAAGTATACATACCTCATCAAGCAGAAGGCCAGCGAACTGGGCTTTATGTACTGCGGCATTTCCAAGGCGGATTTTCTGGAAGAGGAGGCGCCCCGGCTGGAGCGTTGGCTGAACCAGCGCATGCACGGGCAGATGCACTACATGGAAAACCACTTCGACAAGCGCCTCGATCCGCGCTTGCTCGTAGATGGCGCCAAGTCAGTGGTGTCGCTGCTGCTCAACTATTACCCGGAGAAGGAGACGCAGCAGGAGGAGGAGGAAACCTACAAGATATCGAAGTACGCCTACGGCACCGATTACCACTTCGTGATAAAGGATAAGCTCAAAACGCTGCTGAGTTACATCAACGAAGAGATAGGGGAGGTGGGCGGCCGCTGCTTCGTAGACTCTGCCCCGGTGCTCGACAAGGCCTGGGCGAAGAAAAGCGGGCTGGGCTGGGTTGGCAAGAACTCTAACCTGATCACGCCGCAGGTAGGCAGCTTCTACTTCATCGCCGAGCTCATCATCGACCTGGAGCTGGAGTATGACGGGCCCATTAAAGACTACTGCGGCTCCTGCACCCGCTGCCTCGATGCCTGCCCAACCAATGCCATTACAGAGCCTTACGTGGTGGACGGCAGCAAGTGCATCTCCTACTTCACGATAGAGCTGAAGGATCAGCTGCCGCAGGAGATGGACGGGAAGTTCGGGAACTGGGTGTTTGGCTGCGATATCTGCCAGGATGTGTGCCCCTGGAACCGCTTCAGCAAACCGCACAGTGAGCCCGCCTTTGCGCCGCACCCGCATCTGAAAGAGCTGAAGACCAGCGATTGGCAGGAGCTGACACATGAGGTGTTCTCACAGCTGTTCAAGAAATCAGCTGTGAAGCGCACCGGCTACAACGGCCTGATGCGCAACATCCGCTTTGTGCAGGGCACCCCGGAAGAAGAGAAATAA